One genomic region from Jilunia laotingensis encodes:
- the gnd gene encoding decarboxylating NADP(+)-dependent phosphogluconate dehydrogenase, producing MNSKSNIGLIGLAVMGENLALNMERNGWQVSVWNRTTEVVDNFINGRAKGKNIVGCESLEDFTTTLETPRIVMMMVRAGNAVDEVIEKIVPYLSEGDILIDGGNSYFKDTERRVKDMYASGFYFVGAGVSGGEEGALNGPSIMPGGAAEAWPRIKPILQSIAAKANGTPCCEWVGPGGSGHFVKMIHNGIEYGDMQLISEAYFLLKHLQGMGNAEMGDIFARWNEGKLKSYLIEITGHILLHKDVTGAYLLDRILDVAGQKGTGKWSVINALELSIPLELIATAVFERYLSSEKLLRMIAAKTYPRKKPEVVSNKEELIEEIHQTLYAAKLVSYAQGFGVLKKASETYDWKLNLATIARLWRAGCIIRSTFLDDIAYAFEQDSNLENLLLASHFSKEIQEALPYWKKLVATAAHEEISSPAFSSALNYFYSLTTDRLPANLIQAQRDYFGAHTFERVDEEPGKFFHENWTGHGGNTKSGTYNA from the coding sequence ATGAATAGTAAATCGAATATAGGTCTGATAGGGCTTGCAGTGATGGGTGAGAATCTCGCTCTGAACATGGAACGCAATGGATGGCAGGTATCCGTATGGAACCGTACAACGGAAGTCGTTGACAATTTTATAAACGGTCGTGCCAAAGGTAAGAATATTGTGGGTTGTGAATCACTGGAAGATTTTACGACCACACTAGAAACACCGCGTATCGTAATGATGATGGTGCGTGCCGGAAATGCCGTGGACGAGGTAATTGAAAAGATTGTCCCGTATCTTTCGGAAGGTGACATATTGATCGATGGAGGTAACTCCTATTTCAAAGACACGGAACGTAGAGTAAAGGACATGTATGCAAGCGGCTTTTATTTCGTAGGAGCCGGTGTATCGGGCGGAGAAGAAGGTGCCCTTAATGGCCCGTCGATTATGCCGGGCGGTGCAGCTGAAGCATGGCCGAGGATAAAACCGATTCTGCAAAGCATTGCCGCAAAAGCAAACGGAACCCCTTGCTGCGAGTGGGTGGGACCCGGTGGTTCCGGACATTTTGTGAAGATGATACATAACGGCATCGAGTATGGTGACATGCAACTCATATCCGAAGCCTATTTTCTATTGAAGCATTTGCAAGGAATGGGAAATGCGGAAATGGGAGACATCTTCGCTCGTTGGAATGAAGGCAAACTGAAAAGTTATTTAATCGAAATAACAGGGCATATTCTGTTACATAAGGATGTTACCGGAGCTTATTTGCTCGATCGTATTCTAGATGTAGCCGGTCAGAAAGGCACGGGCAAATGGTCGGTTATCAATGCGCTCGAATTGTCTATTCCATTGGAGTTGATTGCCACTGCCGTATTCGAGCGATACCTCTCAAGTGAAAAGCTACTTCGTATGATAGCCGCAAAAACATATCCGAGGAAAAAACCGGAGGTAGTATCTAATAAAGAGGAACTAATTGAGGAAATTCATCAAACACTGTATGCCGCCAAATTAGTATCTTATGCACAAGGCTTCGGTGTATTGAAAAAAGCATCGGAAACCTATGATTGGAAACTGAATCTGGCAACCATTGCACGTCTGTGGCGTGCAGGCTGCATCATCCGTTCAACATTCCTTGATGACATAGCCTATGCATTCGAACAAGACTCAAATTTGGAAAACCTGTTGTTGGCATCACACTTCAGTAAGGAGATACAAGAAGCACTACCCTATTGGAAAAAGTTAGTAGCGACTGCCGCCCATGAAGAAATTTCTTCCCCCGCCTTTTCTTCAGCATTGAACTATTTCTATTCACTGACCACAGACAGACTACCCGCCAATCTGATTCAGGCACAAAGAGATTATTTTGGCGCACATACTTTTGAGAGAGTAGATGAAGAACCGGGAAAATTCTTTCATGAGAATTGGACAGGACACGGGGGTAATACTAAATCCGGAACCTATAATGCATAA
- a CDS encoding helix-turn-helix domain-containing protein has protein sequence MKTEEAVINSKVHHGRNIRRTRMEKNINQDVLSEKVSMSQPTVSRYETMKVIDDEILERFAKALNVPMDYLKTLEEDAPSVVFETNTVNNNADTISTSGSGYVNENNTNYNPVDKISELYERLLKEKDEKYIALERRVQLLEDRINGK, from the coding sequence ATGAAAACAGAGGAAGCTGTCATTAATAGTAAAGTTCATCATGGACGCAACATCAGGCGTACGCGCATGGAGAAAAACATAAACCAGGATGTTTTATCAGAAAAGGTATCTATGTCCCAACCGACTGTGTCGAGATATGAAACCATGAAGGTTATTGACGATGAAATCCTCGAGAGGTTTGCTAAAGCTTTGAATGTGCCTATGGATTATTTGAAAACATTGGAGGAGGACGCGCCAAGCGTTGTGTTTGAAACCAATACGGTGAATAACAATGCAGACACTATTAGCACCAGTGGCAGTGGTTATGTAAATGAAAATAATACGAATTATAATCCTGTAGATAAAATCTCCGAACTATACGAACGTCTTTTAAAAGAAAAGGATGAAAAGTACATTGCCCTTGAAAGGCGCGTTCAATTATTAGAAGATAGGATTAACGGTAAATAA
- a CDS encoding TonB-dependent receptor, whose protein sequence is MKSNHSFRGSKLLRALLILLLVTVPTQWTFAQLNLSTPRTTLGTVIKQIQSQSKYQFFYDDKLSTVSVDAIKVKDASLETVLNQALKGKDISFRVEENIVYLSEKTDAPQDVNQQQPGKERKVTGQVVDDLGEPLIGVNVLVKGTTTGVITDLDGNFTLNTTEENPVIQFSYIGYKQEEVPLKGQTVINITMVNDTQVIDEVVVTALGIKRATKALSYNVQEIKSDALTTVKDANLINSLSGKVAGVTINTSSSGVGGASKVVMRGTKGIDQSSNALYVIDGVPMFNLGGEGGQEFDSKGSTEAIADINPEDIESMSVLTGAAAAALYGSHAANGAIVITTKKGKEGRLSLTVSQNTEFLNTLVSPEFQNTYGTGDLLSASGSVERSWGNKLNSANYMGFDPIKDFLRTGVVTTETVSLSTGTEKNQTYFSASAVNSAGMVPNNDYDRYNFTFRNTTSFLNDKMTLDVGASYIKQSDKNMVNQGTYSNPLVTAYLFPRGDDWNEIKMYERWDTSRNIYTQYWPQGIDTFTGQNPYWIAYRNLRENNKDRYMLNASLNYKILDWLSVSGRVRVDNSVSNFTEKMYATSNTTLAEGSSNGLYGVTSTRDKQLYADFMVNINKNFGENFSLQANLGGSLSDMQQDVLQNRGPISEDGIPNVFNVYQLDDTKTKRIQTGYREQTQSLFASVELGYKSTYYLTLTGRSDWPSQLAGPNSVQKAFFYPSVGGSVILSELMKLPEQISYLKVRGSFASVGLPFPRFLANPTYSWDNSNKVWQSKRNYPMYNLKPEKTDSWEVGITARFLKHFNLDLALYTTKTYNQTFDPKISVSSGYSTLYVQTGSVRNKGIELSLGYSNEWGKFKWSSNYIFSANKNEITELLENYVHPETGAIITKERLDVGGMGQARFILKKGGSLGDLYSTADLKRDSEGNILIDQNGNVTANYNAEDIKLGSVFPKCNMSWRNDFSWKNLNFGFMFSARIGGIVYSATQAAMDMYGVSGTSADARDNGGVVINGGDMVNAQKWYTTIGSQSGIPQYYTYSATNLRLQEASIGYTITKDKLWNIADLTVSLVGRNLWMIYCKAPFDPEAVASTGNYYQGIDNFMTPSARSLGFNVRFKF, encoded by the coding sequence ATGAAAAGCAATCATTCTTTTCGAGGTTCAAAATTACTTCGGGCTTTATTGATTCTTTTGTTAGTGACAGTTCCAACGCAATGGACTTTTGCTCAGTTAAACCTGAGTACTCCACGTACTACACTGGGGACAGTCATTAAACAAATCCAATCTCAATCCAAGTACCAGTTTTTTTACGATGACAAATTGTCTACTGTATCGGTTGACGCTATCAAGGTGAAAGACGCTTCACTTGAAACCGTACTGAACCAAGCTTTAAAAGGTAAGGACATCTCATTTAGAGTCGAAGAAAACATCGTGTATCTCTCTGAAAAAACAGATGCCCCCCAAGATGTAAACCAACAGCAACCAGGCAAAGAGCGTAAAGTAACAGGTCAGGTAGTAGATGATCTAGGTGAACCGCTGATTGGTGTAAACGTATTAGTCAAAGGTACTACAACCGGTGTTATCACTGACCTTGACGGTAACTTTACATTGAATACAACCGAAGAAAATCCGGTAATCCAGTTTTCATATATCGGTTACAAACAAGAAGAAGTGCCATTGAAGGGACAGACCGTTATTAATATCACGATGGTGAATGACACACAGGTAATTGATGAAGTTGTAGTAACTGCTTTGGGTATCAAACGTGCAACAAAAGCCTTAAGTTACAACGTTCAAGAAATCAAAAGCGATGCTTTAACAACGGTAAAAGATGCTAACCTTATCAATTCACTTTCAGGTAAAGTTGCGGGTGTAACAATTAATACCAGTTCATCAGGTGTCGGAGGAGCCAGTAAGGTTGTAATGCGTGGTACAAAAGGCATTGACCAATCCAGCAACGCATTGTATGTAATAGACGGTGTTCCGATGTTCAACCTTGGAGGTGAAGGAGGGCAAGAATTTGACTCCAAGGGTTCTACTGAGGCCATTGCCGATATTAACCCGGAAGACATTGAATCTATGTCTGTATTGACAGGTGCAGCTGCAGCCGCTTTATACGGTAGTCACGCTGCCAATGGTGCAATAGTGATCACAACTAAAAAAGGAAAAGAAGGACGATTGAGTCTGACTGTTTCACAAAACACAGAATTCTTAAATACATTAGTAAGCCCTGAATTCCAAAATACCTATGGAACCGGAGATCTTCTTTCAGCCTCAGGTTCTGTTGAAAGGAGCTGGGGTAACAAATTGAACTCGGCTAATTATATGGGATTCGACCCGATAAAAGATTTTCTCAGAACAGGGGTAGTTACTACAGAAACTGTATCATTATCTACTGGTACTGAAAAAAACCAAACTTATTTTTCTGCGAGTGCGGTTAATTCAGCAGGCATGGTTCCAAACAACGATTATGACCGTTACAATTTCACCTTCCGGAACACAACTTCATTCTTAAATGATAAGATGACATTGGATGTGGGTGCTTCTTATATCAAACAGTCGGACAAAAACATGGTTAACCAAGGTACTTACTCCAATCCACTTGTGACTGCCTATCTATTCCCACGTGGTGACGACTGGAATGAGATTAAAATGTACGAGCGTTGGGATACTTCACGTAACATTTATACTCAATATTGGCCTCAAGGCATTGATACTTTTACCGGACAAAATCCATATTGGATTGCTTACCGCAATTTACGTGAGAACAATAAAGACCGCTATATGCTGAACGCAAGCCTTAACTATAAAATTTTGGATTGGTTAAGCGTATCAGGTCGTGTACGCGTGGATAACTCTGTATCGAATTTTACAGAAAAGATGTATGCAACCAGTAACACCACTCTTGCAGAAGGTTCAAGTAACGGTTTATACGGAGTAACCAGCACAAGAGATAAGCAACTCTATGCTGACTTCATGGTAAATATAAATAAGAACTTCGGTGAAAACTTTAGTTTACAAGCAAACCTTGGTGGTTCTCTTTCAGACATGCAACAAGACGTATTACAAAACCGTGGTCCAATCAGTGAAGATGGAATACCTAATGTATTTAATGTCTATCAATTAGATGATACCAAAACAAAACGTATCCAAACTGGTTACCGTGAACAGACCCAATCACTTTTTGCAAGTGTTGAATTAGGATATAAGAGTACTTATTACCTGACATTAACAGGGCGTTCGGATTGGCCCTCACAGTTAGCGGGTCCTAATTCCGTACAAAAAGCATTTTTCTATCCTTCAGTAGGTGGTTCTGTTATTTTATCAGAACTTATGAAGCTACCAGAACAAATCTCATATTTGAAAGTTAGAGGTTCATTTGCATCCGTAGGTTTACCATTCCCGCGTTTCTTGGCCAATCCTACATATTCATGGGATAACTCCAATAAAGTTTGGCAGTCAAAACGTAATTATCCGATGTACAATCTGAAACCCGAAAAGACAGATTCATGGGAAGTAGGTATTACAGCGCGCTTCCTGAAGCATTTCAATTTAGATCTAGCTCTGTATACCACTAAAACTTACAATCAAACATTCGACCCAAAAATTTCCGTATCATCGGGGTACTCAACTCTTTATGTACAAACAGGTAGTGTACGTAACAAAGGTATAGAACTTTCTCTAGGTTATTCTAATGAATGGGGTAAATTCAAATGGTCAAGTAACTACATCTTCAGTGCCAATAAGAATGAGATCACTGAATTGCTCGAGAACTATGTACATCCTGAAACCGGTGCTATAATTACTAAAGAGCGCCTAGATGTAGGTGGTATGGGACAAGCCCGATTCATACTGAAAAAAGGTGGATCACTGGGTGATTTATATTCAACAGCAGATCTGAAACGCGATAGTGAAGGCAATATTCTTATTGATCAGAATGGCAACGTTACGGCTAATTACAATGCAGAAGACATCAAATTAGGTAGTGTATTCCCGAAATGTAATATGTCATGGAGAAATGATTTTAGTTGGAAAAACTTAAATTTCGGCTTTATGTTCTCCGCACGAATCGGAGGCATCGTTTATTCAGCCACCCAAGCTGCCATGGATATGTACGGTGTATCTGGTACTTCAGCCGATGCTCGTGATAATGGAGGTGTTGTCATCAATGGGGGTGATATGGTAAATGCCCAAAAATGGTACACCACTATCGGCTCACAATCAGGTATTCCTCAGTACTATACTTACAGTGCCACCAACCTTCGCCTGCAAGAAGCAAGCATTGGTTACACCATTACTAAAGACAAACTTTGGAACATTGCAGATTTAACAGTTTCATTGGTAGGTCGCAATCTTTGGATGATCTATTGTAAAGCCCCATTCGATCCAGAAGCCGTAGCTTCTACTGGTAACTATTATCAAGGCATCGACAACTTTATGACACCGAGCGCACGTAGCCTTGGATTCAATGTAAGATTTAAATTCTAA